In the genome of Brachypodium distachyon strain Bd21 chromosome 3, Brachypodium_distachyon_v3.0, whole genome shotgun sequence, the window GTTTGTTCATCGTATGTAagcaatttcttttcttttttgttgtcgCAAGAAACACACATGCAACAACTTAGTTCTTCTTATATACcagatttttttaaagtatAATCAAAGGGGGAAAAGGCtccccacctgaatatatatactccctccatccaacaaaagtcTCAacttttgactaaatttgaatacatctatatactaagtcatgtctagattcatccaaattttgacaaacttgagacattttttgttgaacggagggagtattagccTAAAAACAAGAGTTCATAAGACTGAGAAACAGGTAGTCACTTCACAGACCGACGTGTATCAATTAATCCTATATCGAAAAGTCAGAATAGCCTAATAATGAGGAAAATAAGAACGGGAGAGCTAAATAAAACTAACTAGCAAGTCGAACAAAACTACGAGGAGACTACCACCGTAGAGAACCTCTACGGCCTGTATGAGAGGAGCGTCTCCGACGTCGACGAAGGGCGACCCGCTGGGGAGTTGACACCAAAAAAAGTTAACATCGCCAACACCAGTACGTTGTCGCGTGGTAACAATCTACTTTAAAAATAAAGCATGTACAAGAAACATGAACTAACATCAGAATTATAGGAGTAtacggcagcagcaacagcaacagctaCTCCAGCGTTTAATAATCTAAAAAAAGTCTAGTAATTAATGTTACTGGAGTACGTCGCATCGATCATGACGGCTCAAATCGCCAGCCGCCGGTTCCAATCCCGGTCGTGGCATCGCGGCACGGCATCGCACACGGACCCCAACGCTCCGTCGTCCCCGACGGCCCTGCCACCGCACGATTTCACCCTCCCGTCTTcggagccggcgccgccggaccTCAAGGTGACATCAAACGCCGGCACCCCGTTCCGCAGGTCCGCCGCGAGACTGTCCATCAAGTACCCCGGCAGGCGCACTCCGGCGCCCCTCGCCACGACGGCGGCCTCCTTCCACGGCTCCCCCGGCCCCGTGCAGAGCGCGCGGGTcgaggcggcgctggcggcgaGCGGCACGCAGCGGTAGGACACCTCCACGTACATGCCGGCCTCCAtgcacgcgccgccgcggccggcccTGAGGATGTCCGCGTCCGGGCCGACCCTGACCGTGAGGTTGAACTCCGGCTTCAGGGGGAGACTGTCGTCGGTTATCGTTGTCGAGGGCAAGTCGAGGCCGGAGGCGGAGCCGATGGCGACGGAGAAGCGCGGGTAGACGGGCCGGAAGTGCGCGTCGAGCGTGGCTGCGGTCAAGACTAGTATTGCGATGAGGGATGTAACCACGGCCAAGATGGCGATGCACCGTAAGCAGTCGGTCACGCACTGGTTCCCctgctcgtcgtcgccgtcatcGTCGTAAAGAGCTGCCATGGCCGGATCTGAATTAATCAAGGCAGTGTTGCTTGATGGCTGGATCGATCTACAGATCGATTTTTGTGGTTTGGCTTGGCTTGGCACCCGGCGCCGGGGTCTTTCTGGGTTTAATCAGTAGATAGATATATGGATCGAGCTAGAGCCGTAAGTTCGTGACCTCGGTCTACCATTGATCcttcttagttcaaccaattgaactaaagttttaaaatgacataactttttgaaaaactaatTCATTTGTTTAAACTAAGAATGGTCAAAGgataccctgagggtcaccatgttgcacctctagATCGAGTAAATAAATTAAGGGCCATGGCGCAGGTTTACTACTctttccgtccaacaaaagatgtcttaaatttgttaaaattttgatgaatctaaacatgacttagtatataagTGCATTCAAATAGTtaaaagttgagacatccgtACGTACAATCTTGTTTTGGAGACGTATTACTAcacgcgtacgtacgtatattACTCCACCTCGATCTCGCGCAGCTCATCCATGCTTCTCGGCTTGAATGAAATACATGTAAATATAGCTGCCCAAATGCAGGCTGACAGTGCGAATCACCGAGTCTGATCGCGTGACCAGGGCATGTGCGGCTGCGCGTGACGGCGTGAGGAAAAGGCACGTTTCTGCATAGTGCAGTCTACGGAATCTCAGATCTTGTACTAACCAAGTACTCTCTTTCcgtttcatattttttgtctcaaatttacctaAAATTAAATGTATCAGGGAGAAGAGACGAGTTCTAGTTTTTCTTAGGGAAGGTTCGTTTtccagtattttttttagaaacatcttgctttattgattcataaACAAAGTACAAACGATCGAAATTGAAACGacaaccaacaaaaaaaaccctaatgaaactaaaagttaCATCAAGATTCTTTGAAGTAAACAACTCTTGATCCGTCATTCGTATCTTGAAAACTCTCCATGCTTTCGGtgatgaaattgcagaagACCAAAACTGCATAAGTTAGACTAATCTTATAGGTTTTGAATAGCCGCATGAGTCGCTCACCGCAACCGATGAGAACCTAATATCGTTGAACGCACTCTGTCCGAGGACGCACCCCTTACAAGGCAGGTTGTCGATCTGCTGATTAACGACTagaaagaagaccaaaataaggaaaaaaacaaaccgTGAGATCCGCTAGATCCATGGAGTAGATCGTGTTGACTACGCCAGGAAGATGATGGAGCCGAGAGACTATTATTCCatacgccgtcgcctcctccaccaagACGCCGTCACGAGGACACAAAACATCACAAAGAAGATACACAAACTGCAACCAGATGTTAATTTATGGTTCCCCTCGTGTCCGACAGCCGATTAGGCTCCTGCCCGCTGGGCTTCCGCCTAGCTCCTGGTTCGTTTTCCAGCATCGACGCCTTCAGAGGCCAAGTTCTCCCCACTTGCAAAAGGGAAGTCACGCGACCcgcaaacaaaacaaaaacaaaacacacgACGGAGCAAATATGCAAGAACTCAAAGGCCTATCGATAGACAGTTTAATGGGCCTTCAGAGGCCAAGTTCTCCCCACTTACGAATCCCACGACCCATTAACGATGCACCATCGGGCCCGTAaacccagcagcagcaccacccgcTCCGCTCCGGCGCTGCATTCCTCCCTCCCGAATCCCGAGTAGGGTTgcttcgccgccgctgtcTGCTCTCGCTTCGTGtcgcctgcctgcctgctccGAGCAGCGATGGCGGCGCTGGTGGCGACGAGCATGGGGGTGGTGCGGGAGGTGCTGGGGGACTCGGTGGTGGACGAGGTGGACCAGCCCATCGTCGACTACATCGCCAACGTCCTCGCCGACCAGGACTTCGACTTCGGCCCACCCGACGGCCACGGCATCTTCGACGCGCTCGGGGAGCTCCTCATCGACGCACGCTGCGTCTACGACACGGAGCACTGCCTCGAGGTAAAACAGAGCCCCTCCGCCGCGATTCCGCTTTGCCCCCCAATTTGGTTCATCAGCTCTTCGATTTGGCGGTGATGTGTATCCTGACCTGTATGCGTACTCCTCCTTATTTCATTTCTGCAATCGCTTCGCATCGCTATGAGCCTATTCTAAGCCATCCAGTTTGTGTTCTAGACGCCGAACGCCTGGAAATCTCAGTATACCACCGCTCACATTAACATGACTTGGTTATCATTCAGTTGTTATAATTGTAGTCTAGCTCGATCACTTCCTGTAATGACTTAGCTGTTAGTAGTAACCGACCTTTGTGACGCCTGCGCCATCCTCCTTTGCCCCCATTAAAGAATTACTAGAGACGCATGAGGACCATCTGGGTTTAGGAGTGGAAAAATAGAggaatttgtttgatttggaTTTTGGTTCGTTCAACATGACTCTGATGGTTTTTTttggtttcctttttttatatAGGTTTGCAGTAAGCTTTGTGAGAAATTGGGAAGTCATGGCATCGTTAAACCTAAGCAAGCTGTGCGGAGCCTTGCTACACCCTTGCGTATGAATGCAGGGATGGAAGAGGAGGTCGCTCCGAAGAAGCAGGAAAATGTATTTGACGCGCCCTTGCTATCCTCACGAGATAAAGCCAAGATTGAACGGAACAAGAGGAAAGAAGAGAGGCAAAGAGAGGTAAGCTGTTCAATCCTACATTGCCAGATGATGCTGTGCTTGTCTTCAATGAATCAATAGTGCTTAGCATGATTTTACCCTTTGATAAAACGGTATGTGCACTTGAAAATGCCTTCCCTCATTAAACGTTGATGTATGTCGTGTTGCTTGTTGCTGCAGGCCCAGTATCAAATGCATGTTGCTGAAATGGAGGCGCTCAGGGCTGGAATGCCTCCGGTTTATGTAAATCACACTAATGATGGTGGGCCAGTCATTAGGGATATCCATATGGAGAATTTCAGTGTTACTGTTGGTGGTCGTGATCTTATTCAAGATGTCACTATAACACTTGCTTTTGGAAGGCACTATGGTGAGTTAACTCAGATTACTACATACAGTATATCTCAAGTTTCCACCTATTCAGAAGGCTCCCTGGGGGTAGAGATTTTGGATGACAATCATGTCCCAACTGCTCAGGATGATCCCATCACTTATTCTTTCGAGGGTTAACTCTGGTTTGTAGTAGCAACTCCCTAGAAATAGCCTTAGAACATGGGAGTGCAAATATTAAAAGTAGCACTGTCAGTAGTGTAGTATTTCTCTGCAATGTATCAAtccctgttttctttttgtttttttggttcAACATTTTCATTTACTTAGATGCCCATTTCAGGTCTTGTTGGAAGAAATGGTACTGGAAAGACTTCTTTTCTGAGAGCTATGGCTCAACATGCAATTGATGGAATTCCTAAGAACTGCCAGATATTGCATGTTGAGCAAGAGGTCACGGGTGATGACACAACAGCTTTGCAGTGTGTTCTGAATGCCGATGTTGAACGGGTTCAACTTTTGCAAGAAGAAGCCCATCTGGGTCAACTACAGGTGAATAAACTGTAGAATCAGCTTTCTGCATATTGTTTTTCTTGGAAActtaaccttttttttcactGTTTTGTTGAGTTGCTTACGCTCTACTAATTTTATACAGAAAGATCTGGAGTATGAGGCAGAGTCCAACCCGGGCGTAGGCAATAGCAAGAGTGGTCTTGACAAAGATGCTATCAGCAAGAGGCTTGAGGAGATATATAAACGACTTGACTTCATTGATGCAGATGCAGCGGAGGCTCGTGCTGCATCAATTTTGGCGGTATGTTTATTTGTTGAAATTCAGTTCTCGGTAATTTATTCTTGTTTGTCCCAACCAGTGTAATTCTTACAGTTACATTGAACTGTTCTGATTGAACTCTTTGCAGGGTCTTAGTTTCACTCCAGAAATGCAGCGCAAAAATACAAAAGCATTTTCTGGTGGATGGCGCATGCGAATAGCACTAGCACGTGCTCTATTCATTGAGCCAGATTTACTGCTACTTGACGAGCCAACCGTGAGTGTGGACTATGAGGTTGGTTTTGTGTCTTCTCTTTCTAGTTGCTAACGACGTATCGTTTTGCAGAACCATCTTGATCTCCATGCTGTGTTATGGCTAGAAACATATCTCCTGAAGTGGCCAAAGACATTCATTGTTGTGTCGCATGCTAGGGAGTTTCTGAATACGGTATGAACACCTAGCATTGTTATGCAGGAGCATATATTGATATGATTTGCTCAATTTGTAAATAGTATACTTTCATGAGCACACTTCTATTTCCATGTAATAATTGAATGACGAATGTGCATTTTGTTTCTAGGTTGTCACCGACGTTCTTCATCTGCATGGTAAGAAGCTACATGCTTACAAAGGTGATTACGACACATTTGAGAGGACAAGGGAGGAACACCTCAAGAATCAGATGAAAGCCTTTGAAACAAATGAAAAGGCCAGAGGGCACATGCAGGTAGGTTTCTGCTTGTAGTGTGTTTCATTAGCACCCAAAGTAAATTAATACACCTTTTCAATTTCAAGAAACTGCTTGGTTGTCtcgaaaaagagagaaaaacatTATGCTGATTCTGTAGCAAAATATGAGTTGAAAGGTGGTCTACGCCAAAAACATAAGAGACCACATGCCTTTTCATGGTTGATATCCCTTTTTGAGCACATAAGCAATGCCCTCATTTGCTCTGTATGCTGTTTAGCAGAGAAACTTATATGGCATTTATCATGCCATGTCATCCTCCTACAGTGGAAAATACTATTGTAGGGAAGGATAGTATTGAATAAGTGGATGTGTAATTGGTCCGATGGTGGGAGTGCAGTGGTGCCTGGTAACAATAACAGCTATACGGACAGCCGAGGGCCAAACTGATCTAACCTCGAGGGTGAAACCGTGAAAGCAAGAATGCATTATCTAGGAAATATCCCAATATTCCATGCAGCTAGATCTTTTTGGAAAGATCGAGGATGATGTTTATTATCTATTTTCTATGTAGGCATTCATTGACAAGTTCCGGTACAATGCAAAGAGAGCATCACTTGTCCAATCAAGAATCAAGGTAcatttttcctctctttccaTGACTTCATCTAAACATCTTCAGTATTCAAAACATTACTTTTACTGTTGTTTTATTCACTCAACATATGTTTAAGAATTCATAGCTGATAATGTTTGGTCTGAAATGTTGACCGGTGATCAATCTGATGTTTGACTTGATTATGTTATCTGCATTATCTCAGGCATTGGAGCGAATGGAACATGTTGATGCAGTTGTCAGTGACCCGGAGTATGTTGACTCCTTAAATCTGTTTTATTTTGGTATATTGTCTACTGTTGGCTTACCAATTTCCTGGATAATACTTTGCAGCTATAAATTCGAATTCCCAACCCCAGATGACCGCCCTGGACCACCAATCATTAGCTTCAGGTTTCATTTCTGGTCCCTTTGTGGATGCTTGTTCTGCTCTTCCCATGTGAACTTCATGACTTATTTGGTTTCCTTTTGTATTTACAGTTCTCttactttcttttgtttttgtaattCTTTGTAGCTTTTTTCAGTTGAGATTTGAGACCTAGCAGTTGCATATATTCTTTTTGATATATCTGACATATGTATTTGTCTCACTCGATCTTCACTGTTGAAATGAAATATTATTTCTAATTTGTGCAGTGACGCGTCATTTGGTTATCCTGGGGGGCCTCTTTTATTTAAGAACTTGAATTTTGGTATTGACCTCGACAGCCGCATAGCAAGTATGATTTCTTTGTTCCCCTCACCTTTTGTTGACTAGAGAATAATAAATAGCTTTCTGTAGCTGTGGTTTTTATATTTCTCCGGCATTTGATTCAATGTTTCAGTGGTTGGTCCAAATGGTATTGGCAAGTCCACTATACTGAAATTAATATCTGGAGATCTGCAACCAACATCGGGAACAGTGTTCCGCTCCCCCAAGGTGCTTTGTCCTTGTAGAGCTACAATATGGATGCTTTTACTTACCACTACTATGGAACCATTCCCATATCATTCTTGATTCCCCATGATTGTTCTGCTTTTGAGGGTCGTAATAGCTTTGTAATGAGATGCCTGCATGTGCATTCTGATGCTTCCCTTGTCAAAGTCTTGTATTATTTGTATCCATGTCATTACGGGGTTAGACAGAAAACTCTGAACCATGATCTTAGGCATGTCTGTATGTGCATATGACCTCTACTTGGATAATGCAGCTGCATAATTTTTTCTGCGGAATCCTGTTTGTTGGATTTTTTTCCACTACTTTATTTGTTGATTTTTCCTGTTGCTTCTGTTACAGGTCCGCATGGCTGTATTCAGTCAACATCATGTTGATGGACTTGATTTAACGGTGAACCCCCTTTTGTACATGATGAGATGTTTCCCGGTAAGCTGCCCAACTATCATTTGCGGTTAGTTAAGAAGATATATATGCTATATTTGGTATGTAAAACTGTACTATGGTCTTTGCAGGGTGTACCTGAGCAGAAACTGAGGGCGCATCTGGGTTCCTTCGGTGTTACAGGAAATCTTGCCCTCCAATCTATGTACACTTTATCAGGTAATAACACAACAATGTCCTAGATGGCTTTTAGCTTGACGATGAATTGCTACAAATTTAAGATTTCCTCGGTTTCGAGAGAGTTATGATACATTTGACCAGGGGTTCATTTACTCGTAtagttttaattttcttgttccaAATTAAAGCATCTCCAATTGGCAGGTGGTCAAAAAAGTAGGGTTGCGTTTGCGAAAATCACCTTCAAGAAGCCACACATTATTCTTCTTGACGAGCCTTCTAACCATCTTGTAAGTTAATCAAGCAAGGACGGGCAACCACTGGGAACAGGGGCAATTCCTGACTTGGTGAATTTGTGTCTGTTGCAGGATCTTGACGCGGTGGAGGCTCTCATCCAGGGTTTACTCATATTCCAGGGTGGAGTGCTGATGGTAAAAAACACATTGCCTGCCTCCAGGATGGATACATGTGTTATTTTCCGTGTTCAGGACTCAGGTAGCATCATCCTAACAAAAAAATGGTACTCTTTATTGCAGGTGAGTCACGACGAGCATCTGATTACGGGAAGCGTCGACGAGCTTTGGGCAGTGACGGATGGCAAGGTTGCTCCGTTCTCAGGCACGTTCAAGGACTACAAGAAGATGCTCACGAAGTAGACGTGGGGAAAATGCGTGCCAGGCACAAACTTGGAACCTAGAGCGATAAACACACATACAGAGACCAAgagctatatatatgtacactACTGTACTCTCTGTGTAGCGTGAAAAACAGATGTAACCATGGTCACCACATGCTTGTCACCTTTTATGCTTTGAGCCGAAAAGATGTTACTGCAAAAGTTTTGTCTGTTCCAACCTGACGTATTACATCGAGCTGATTTTTTGGACAAAGCTTTGGTAGTGGTAATTTTTTCAATCGCAGAAAGTTACAGAAAAAAACATCAAGTATGCAGTTTTGACACATGTATGGTGTAGAACTGCTCCCCATGCAGCATAAAGTTAGCTTCTCTATCAGTTATCACAATGTTTTATGCTTGGTGCTTATTGATTTCCCAACATTGCTACGATCCG includes:
- the LOC100835638 gene encoding ABC transporter F family member 3, which gives rise to MAALVATSMGVVREVLGDSVVDEVDQPIVDYIANVLADQDFDFGPPDGHGIFDALGELLIDARCVYDTEHCLEVCSKLCEKLGSHGIVKPKQAVRSLATPLRMNAGMEEEVAPKKQENVFDAPLLSSRDKAKIERNKRKEERQREAQYQMHVAEMEALRAGMPPVYVNHTNDGGPVIRDIHMENFSVTVGGRDLIQDVTITLAFGRHYGLVGRNGTGKTSFLRAMAQHAIDGIPKNCQILHVEQEVTGDDTTALQCVLNADVERVQLLQEEAHLGQLQKDLEYEAESNPGVGNSKSGLDKDAISKRLEEIYKRLDFIDADAAEARAASILAGLSFTPEMQRKNTKAFSGGWRMRIALARALFIEPDLLLLDEPTNHLDLHAVLWLETYLLKWPKTFIVVSHAREFLNTVVTDVLHLHGKKLHAYKGDYDTFERTREEHLKNQMKAFETNEKARGHMQAFIDKFRYNAKRASLVQSRIKALERMEHVDAVVSDPDYKFEFPTPDDRPGPPIISFSDASFGYPGGPLLFKNLNFGIDLDSRIAMVGPNGIGKSTILKLISGDLQPTSGTVFRSPKVRMAVFSQHHVDGLDLTVNPLLYMMRCFPGVPEQKLRAHLGSFGVTGNLALQSMYTLSGGQKSRVAFAKITFKKPHIILLDEPSNHLDLDAVEALIQGLLIFQGGVLMVSHDEHLITGSVDELWAVTDGKVAPFSGTFKDYKKMLTK